Proteins co-encoded in one Carcharodon carcharias isolate sCarCar2 chromosome 7, sCarCar2.pri, whole genome shotgun sequence genomic window:
- the LOC121280038 gene encoding adhesion G-protein coupled receptor G2-like, whose protein sequence is MWVQCHKLFNNLLHSGTVGERTPGVRNVDVEVDLPAELSRKAEEQHNDLSRITFIIFNDTTQFEDVNDTNLLNGNVLEVIVGNSSIQNLTEYMNLTINHNEKMLNNCSHRCVSLSENEDDNITGHWDSAGCKTTVRDNQTICQCNHLSYFAVLLKNTLDENVLISLMYISQIGCGISAIFSAVTIILYCAFRKIKSDQVTKIHMNLCAALFLLNINFLTNVWLSTVRNDGFCKTIAVCLHYSLLCTFTWMGIEAFQLYLMLIKVFNTYISHYIQKLALIGWGIPAVVVFVCIGADKDNYGLFVTEIQDKNNTASMCWITNKVVHYVTNCGYFSVICFGNTAMLIIACAKLMHLQRGSTTEQGSVWKDLWTVLGLCCLLGTAWALVFFSFGPLYVTQIYLFSIFNSLHGFFIFFWYCVLKRPSKEELSFTTTWKNEVKVELPVLHSPF, encoded by the exons GTAGGTGAAAGAACCCCTGGTGTTCGGAATGTTGATGTTGAGGTGGACCTCCCAGCAGAATTGTCCAGGAAAGCTGAGGAGCAGCATAATGATCTATCAAGGATCACTTTCATAATATTTAATGATACAACACAGTTTGAG GATGTAAATGACACTAACCTTTTAAATGGAAATGTACTTGAAGTTATAGTAGGAAACTCAAGCATTCAGAATCTTACAGAATATATGAATCTTACGATTAATCACAATGAAAAGATGCTG AATAATTGCTCTCATCGGTGTGTATCCTTGTCTGAAAATGAAGATG ATAACATAACAGGTCACTGGGATTCTGCTGGTTGTAAAACAACAGTGCGTGATAATCAAACCATATGCCAGTGTAACCATCTGTCCTACTTTGCTGTGTTACTG AAGAACACTTTGGATGAGAATGTTTTGATATCTCTGATGTACATCTCACAGATTGGTTGCGGAATTTCTGCCATCTTCTCAGCTGTCACAATAATCCTTTACTGTGCATTCAG GAAGATTAAAAGTGATCAAGTCACCAAGATCCACATGAACCTTTGCGCTGCCTTATTTCTTCTAAACATAAACTTCTTGACCAATGTATGGCTCAGTACAGTGAGAAATGATGGTTTCTGTAAGACCATTGCTGTTTGTCTACATTATTCATTGCTGTGCACTTTTACCTGGATGGGAATCGAAGCATTTCAGCTATACTTGATGCTGATCAAAGTGTTCAACACTTATATAAGCCACTACATACAAAAACTGGCTTTAATTGGTTGGG GTATTCCTGCTGTAGTGGTGTTTGTCTGTATTGGAGCGGACAAAGATAATTATGGCCTGTTTGTGACTGAAATCCAGGACAAGAACAACACTGCTTCAAT GTGCTGGATAACAAACAAAGTGGTCCATTATGTTACAAACTGTGGCTATTTCAGCGTTATATGCTTTGGGAATACAGCAATGCTAATCATTGCCTGTGCCAAGTTAATGCATCTGCAAAGAGGGAGCACGACTGAGCAAGGGTCTGTTTGGAAAGATCTATGGACAGTTCTTGGTCTCTGCTGCTTATTGGGCACAGCCTGGGCTTTAGTTTTCTTTTCGTTCGGACCGCTGTATGTGACTCAAATCTACCTGTTTTCCATCTTTAATTCCTTGCACG GATTTTTCATATTCTTTTGGTACTGTGTGTTGAAACGACCATCCAAAGAGGAATTAAGCTTCACAACAACTTGGAAAAATGAAGTGAAAGTGGAGCTACCTGTGCTCCATTCACCTTTCTAA